aatttGGTCTTGAGGTGTGAAGGGATGGATACGCATCCCCATTTAGGGAAGATAATTTTATCGTATTCTTATGGTGAAAAGAAATGGATACGCATTCTCGCCCTAAGAAAGGTAATTTAAAGGTATTCTTATGGCCCAAAGGGATGGATACGCATTTTTGCCGTAGGAAAGGTAATGTTATGGTATTTTGAAGGCTCAAAGGGATGGATACGCATCCTCACCCTAAGAAAGATAATTTTATGGTATTCTAAAGGTGCAAAGGGATGGATACGCATCCCCACCCTAAGAAAGGTAATTTTATGGTATTCTGAAGGCGCAAAGGGATGGATACCCATCTCTGCCCTAAGAAAGGTAATTTTATGGTATTCTGAAGGTGCAAAGGGATGGATACACATCCCCACCCTAAGAATAACAAAGGGCTCACTTGATACGATATTTTTTGTATACCCAAAATTTGTATCTAATGATCTCTTTTATTCCTTACAGTTTGAAAAGATGGAAATTTTCAGACAATACGTCTCTCCCTCCACCAAACTTAGGCATCTTGTAGTTGAAATTGAGGAAGGGGTGGATCAAACTAAGTTCTTGACTCACACTCCACTAGTCAGTCGATATGTGAGTCTTTGGCCTTCCTTGAAAAACCTATTTTGTATGGCGAGTTGGACTTTGGTGCAAACCCATAGTTCTAATAAGCTGCTCAGGTTGTGGTCCCTTCAAAAACCAGATCATCATCATGCTAATGTTGCAACTTCTTTTCCAAGTTTAGGTCTTCGCATAATACAAGGTGAAATACGGTGGGGAGATACAATGATAGTTGAGGGAGAGTATCATCATATTCTAGGGTACTGGGAGTGGACCAAAGATATATTTGGTAAAAGCCAAGAAGTCTTGAGTATGGTATAAATTTATGATACTGTTTCTGCATCTCTTTTCACTTATGATcgtaatttagatattttaaaagcattttgtGAAGCTTGGAGTCCCAAAAAACACACACTCCTTACCTCTGCTGGGGAATTATCTATTTCTCTCTAGATTTACATACTTTTGGAGGCTTGCCGATTTGGGGTTCTCTTTATGAAGAAATGGTGCCTGAGGATAGAGAACTTATGGGATTAGatgaaaagaaagtaaaatacATTCCTCAGACTTGTGAATATCTGTTTGCGTCCTTTCATCATCTTCAGGGTGCTAACCAAGAAGTATCTTTTAGTAAGTGGATAAAATTCTGGTGCAAGAAACCTTTAAGGTATGGACCTTCTCCACCGAGGAAGGAGAGGAAGTCTGTTCACCTTGAATTAATACATAATCCTAGTGGGGTTTTACCTGATACAGCAAGATGGTCACGTGCTGAAGAAGGAGTATTTGTTAAGCTTATGGTAAAATCTGACAAAAGAGATGACACATATTTAgtatctttcttattttgttggtTGTGCGCTTTTGTTCTCCCAATAGGGAAGGTGACTTCTTTCGTCCGGGGACTTTCAAGATGGCGAGCTTGATGGCGAGTGGGAGGAAGGTCAGCCTTGCCATTCCAGCATTAGCCAGTATCTATAATGATTTGAACAAGATCTCGACTTCATCACAACTTAATCAAATTAAAGTCTGCTTCCCCATCCACTATGTTTATGGTTGGCTTGCTCATTATTTTAATACTCATTATGCATTTGCCAGTGGGCCCTTTGTTCCCACTATGGTATTATATTTTGGAGAGGGTGGTGCAAAGTATTTTGACAGAAATGACGCAAGAAAATGCATTCATGGTGGAGAGGATATGGTTTGGACATCTACCACACTGGAGAAAATGTACCCTTACTTTTATGTAGATAATGATCACACATCAGAGTTAGAGTCAAGCTATTTCATGAGTATCCACTTCAACTATCTCCCTCTTAGatataaaaattcatttatCATTGAGTCATATAGCCCACATCACTTTAGTCGTCAATTTGGATTCTACCTGAATATTCCTGGCATCATGAGGAATAACATTCTCAGTGCCTCTTTGGACAAAGGACTCATGTTTTGGAGGATTTGTACTATGAGCCGTTCTTCATTACGAGCAATTTTTCCTTCAATCACACCTAATGCGAAAAAGTCCTTTGGATCTGATTATGAGACTTGGTGGAAGAAAACTCATAGGAGTTTCCTTAACGATCATTTGCAGAATTTAGTGAATGTTGTTGGGCCGACTCCTATCGTACATCTAGAGGGTTCTGACGAAGTACATATGAATAAAGTCCTTAATGCCAGTGTGCCTATTTCTTTGAATGCCATATTTCCCCAACAACTTAGAACAGAAATATCCCAAGCGTCTTCAAAGGGTGTTAAAAGAGAGGACACTTGCTCAGGTTGCTCATATCTGTAAAGGGGTGCTTCAAGATGAGGGTGAAAGTAGTAGAAGAGATTGTTGTTGGAAGAGAATAAGAGAAAGCCCAAGCAATTTGAAGGATGCTACTATACTTATGGTTAAGCTACATGATGACACGAACAGCCCTTTAAGGACCATAACAGTTTCTATTGAAGAGGTAGATTAAGAACTTTACTCTACCGAGTATATCCTAACATATTTTGTTTACTTGATTATTTATCTCTCTTCTTATCTAATATAGGAGAACAACATTGCGACATTACAGTGAGGAAAGTCACAAGATAGTGGTGAATCTATATCTGCTCCAAATTTGATGAAACCATCTTCCATGGCTAAATTGGTTGAAGGGCTTCTTTTTATTTCCATTGAATCACCACCATTTGGTATAAGTATGAAGTTTGATGAGAGAGTATATAACTTCAATATTCATGTGATAGATCAAGCAGGAACATGTGGGTTTTTGACACACATGCAACTGAACTCAGAATATAATTTTAAGCACCTACGTACCTCaatgaagaggatcaagtcacaATGTAGTTTTGGGGGAGTGATTTGTTTTTGTGTCCTAACTTTTGTCTAGGACACCTCTTTCGAGATTTTTAATCTAGCAGACTTTTTTTTGTCTGTACACAGTTTATACTCTTACGGTCCAAGAGTAACATGCAGTTTTTACTTATACTTTAAGGAGTGGCATCTCACTTCATGGATAGTACCTTTTCAGGAATTTTACATTAATAGGACCAATCCTCATGCTATCAGCATCAACAAGCTTGTAAGCGCCATTTCTATACGCTTCTTGTACgacatatggtccatcccatttCGAGGTGAATTTTGCCCCAGACTTATGTGAAGAgataatgggccttcttactGCAAGAACTTGATCTCCAACTTGGAAATACCTCAAATAAACTTTCTTGTTGAAAGCATGAGATAAACTGGCTTGATAACATTCAAGGTTTTGTTGAGCTTCCAGCCTTTTTTCATCAAGTGCTTCTAACTCGGTAAGACGTAATCGAGCATTTTATTCTTTAGTGAGCCCTTCTTGGATAGCAAGTCTTAAGGAAGGTATTTGGAGCTCAAGTGGTAGGACTGCTTCAACTCCAAAAGCAAGTAAATATGGGGTTGCTTGATTCAGTGTGCGATATGTCGTCCTATATGCCCACAAAGCTTCTTCAATTCTTTCATTCCAATCTCTCTTGGACTTGGAGATGACTTTCTTTAGTAGATTGGATAGAGTCTTATTGAATACTTCAACTAGACCTTTAGCAGCAGCATGATACATAGAAGATTTGCGTTGCTTGAAACTGAAGAGATcacaaatatttttcattaaattgttatcaaatggcttttCATTTACCCGAATGAAGTTTGCAACATTCTCCTTCTTCACTTATTTAGGAGCGACAGCTTCGGCTCATTTTGAGAAGTAATCTGTTGCAGGCAGGATATACAAGTGTCCACCGAAAAACATTTGGCAGCGGTCCAATAATGTCTAATCCCCAAGCATCGAATAGACAAGATACGATATTTGGATGTAATACTTCGGGGGGCTGATGTATGaaattttcatgaaattgacAAGCCTTACACCTTTAAGCATAGTCTAAGCAATATTTTACCATGGTTGGCCAGTAATACCCCATTCTCTTTATGTGGAAGTGGAGCTTTGGTCAAGATTGATGTGATCCACATACTCCTGAATGTGCTTCTTATAGAGCTTGGACTGCTTCTTCCTCTCCCAAACATCACAAGAGTACTCCCTCAAATAACTTTCTATATAATGCGTTGTTCTAGTATAGGAAGCGAGGTGCACGACGACGAATGTCAATCCTTCTTTTCAGATTTTCTGTAAGTATCCCATAACACAAATAGTCGGTACTAGGTTGTCGCCAATCTTTCTCTGCGGCTTCAGAAACAGTGATGATATGCTCAAGGTCACTTTCTACATATTCATCCTCATTTAGCAGTGGTACTACCCATTTTTTGACAGATAGTAACTTGTGTTTGATATGGGAGAGTTAGAGTTAAAGCAAGGGATCCTAGGTGTCAGCTTTCTTGTTCTCCTTCCTTGACACATGTTGAAAGGTCACATCTCCAAGCCATCCTATCAACTTTTGAGTGTAAGAATAATAGGGATGTAGTTCAGGCTTCTTGAATTCATAGCTCCCCAGAATTTGATTGATCACCAATTGAGAGTCACCAAATACTTATAACTGTAACTGTTTCATGTCGACGGCCATTTTGAGTACAAGTTTAATGCTTGATATTCAACGACATTATTGGCGAACAATTGTTTCAAAGTGAAGGAGAATAGTAGAACCTCTACTTGTGAAGTGATAAATACCACGCCAGCACCATCTCCATCGCGATGTGGATCTCCATCAAAGTACATCTTCCAAGGAGGTAAAACTTCGATAACCATCGCATCTTCATCAGAAAGCTTATCGGTTAACTCTTAATCAATTGGTATTGGATGGTCTGCCAAACAATCTGCCAATGCTTGTCGCTTCACAACTTTTTGAGGGATGTACACGATCTCAAACTGTTGGaactggaggtaccaccttgctagccGGTCACTAAGGACTAGTTTCTATATAACAAATTTGATGGGATTTGCTCTAGACACAAGGTGAACAATATGAGCTTgaaagtaatgcttcatcttttGGATTGAGAAGACTAGCGCTAAGCATAACTTTTCAATTGGCGAATAATTCAGCTCATTTGATGTCATCATTCAGCTTAAGTAATAAAGAGAGTATCAATGGCTTTTTAGGTATAGGGGCTTCTAGAATTGGAGGCTTCACCAGATATTCTTTGAGACTTTCAAAGGCATTGCTACATGTTTGGTCCCACTTGAAAGGAGCACCCTTCTTCATAAGATGGCTAAATGGTTGGCATCTTCTGGCTAGATTCGAGATGAACCTTCTCAAGTAGGCAAACTTTCCTTGAAGACTTtttagctcatgaatattttgaggcTCGGGCATCTTCAAGATAGCATAAACTTTAGCTTGATCAATCTCAATCCCTTGATGTCCCACAATAAAGCCTAGAAACTTGCCAAAAGcaactccaaaggcacatttcAATGGATTCATCCTCAATTGGTATCTTTAAAGCAACTTAAAAACCATTCTTAAGTCTTTCAAATGGTTGCTCCTCTTTCTTGAATTCACCACCAAATCATCAACACAACATTTGACATTTTTATGGATCAAGTcatcaaatatattttgtataGCCCATTAATATGTGGCGCTAGTGTTCTTTAAACTAAAAGGCATCACTTTGTAGCAATAAATACCTTTAGACGTGCGAAATATAGTGAGTTATTCATGTTTTGGTGCCATATGGTTTTGGTTGTAGTCGGATGAACCATCCATAAAACACAGTTCCTCATAGCCAATTATAGCATCAATCATCAACTCTAGAATGGGAGGTCGAAACTCAcccttagggcatgcattattaaggtctctaaagtcaacacaaacttgAATTTAGCCATTCTTTTTTctcacaagaacaatacttgaaatccatgtagggtatttgacttcacgaataaAGCCTGATTCAATGAGTTTATTAACTTTATTCTCGATCAATGGAACCAAGTCTAGCCTAAACCATCTTTGAGATTGCTTAACAGGGCGAGCACCATTCTTGACTGCCAATTGATGGGCTACTACTTTAGGATTCAAGCCAGATATTTATTTATAAGTCCAAGTGAAGACATCCCCATATTCTCTGAGTATATCCATATAAGCAATTTCTTCATCAGCTTCCAAAAAGGCACTCAGGTAAGTTGGCCTCGGATCTTCATCAGTGCCAATGTTAACTTCCTTTAAGGGATATACTATGGTCTTCActtctttttctaattttgaTGGAGCATCTCTAGtatctttctctttttgagGATCATTGTCATTGACAGATATGTGATAGCACCAGGAAATATCTCCCAACTCTTCATCATTCTTATTTTGAGGCGAGATGTCATGCTTACTCTGGGGTGTAACATGATATAAGGAGCctacactttcttcatcttcctcgCGCTTCTTGGTGTAAACCATAGTGTGAGTCTTCACCTTCAGAATTTTTTTACATGAGACCATAAGTCTTACTTGTTTCCTTattctaaaataaatttaactttTGAAATCCTTCTGGAACATAGGTGAAGCATGCGTTGTCACCCTCAGGTAACTTTTTCGGTGCtagttattctttttcttcGATGGACCTAACCTCTCAAACACAAAAGTTCTTGTGGTTGATTTTCCAAGTCGATCAAAGACGGAAGGCCTTTAGTTTGAAGTGAAAGACTCATCTTCCATAATGATATAGTTATTGCTTGCCCTTCTTATGGAGATACGAACTGGCAGCAATTGGCTATAGCCTAAGCCTTCACGTGTTTACCTGGTTGTATCTTCTAATGAGATTTTCCCTAACCTTGACGTCTCATTAGGTTTGTGTCCATCCTTCATGAATAACTTGTAAGCATTTAGGTCAAAGCCTTCTAGTGTACGTCTTGTAGGAAGTACCACATCTTGCAATGGATTTTAGGCAGTTGACTTCCCTAGTAACTTCGAATATAAGTTTATTGCATCAATCTATTTGATAGGAAGGGTTAGTCCTTTAAGTACATTTCCTTGGGTGCAAGATAATTGACCTTCTTCTTTCTTCACCTTCAAAATATAGTGGAGTATAAAATCCGACTTCTTTTTCGAGGACATAATCTTCCCTTCATTTAGAATGGAACAAGGCTCCTTAATATCAACCTTGACTTTCCCAACAGTCACATCAACTCTTTTACCTGTAAACTTATTAGACTTGGTCGATTTGACATCATCGAGTTTTGCTTCTTTCACGACGTAACTCTTTATATAGAATTTTGCATCGACAAAGTGTGATTCGACTTCAGTGAAAGGATTATTATCagtaactatttttatttcaattccATTGTCAAGGTATTTCAAACATTGATagtaagaagaagagagaatttTGTTCTCATGTACCCAAAGCCTGCCAAGCATATGTTATGTGAATTCTTTGCATCGATCACATGCATCTATGTGCTTGATCGCAAATCTTCCAAGTGGATTTCTAATTTGATTAAGCCTATGAACCTCTGACCTCCTTGATTGAATCCTTGTATCAGCAAATGACTTTCACTAAGTTCTTCTATTGTGATGCCAAGTTCCTTGAAAGTGTGGATGGGCAAATGATAACTCCAGATCCTTCATCTATCAGGATTctatttatcttcttttctaTCACATGGCCCACCATATACAAAGGCAGATTATGTAGTGTTTCACCCAATAGAAGATCGTCATCTCTAAAGGTGATTTTTGTATCACATGCATGTATTTCTCGGAAAGAAGGTTCTATGGGATTTTTAGAAGGTGAAGGAGATACCTTTGATAAGATTTcatatctttcttcttctttgttagCAGAAAGTCACCTTTAGTGAGGTTTCACTCACTGTGTCTTCTTTATCGGCATTGAAACATGACGCCTTGATTTTGTCTTGAGTAGCCTTTGCACAGAATCAACTTGGTAAGAACTCCTCTAGAGTCATAGGACGTCGAGATTTCTTGTGGTGATGCACTTCAACCTTTTCCCTTTTCAGATGCTTGATTGGTTTCTGCTTTTTTAGTATCCTCACCATTTTTCTTCTGATTGGTTGTTCGGATAATTCTTTTCGCAAACTTTTCTTGTTGCGTCTTCCCctagtcataagaatccaaccTTACTCATCGTCTACATCAACTTGGGATTTGTCTCGCTCCAAAAATCTTCTTCATGCTTTTCA
This sequence is a window from Solanum dulcamara chromosome 10, daSolDulc1.2, whole genome shotgun sequence. Protein-coding genes within it:
- the LOC129869776 gene encoding uncharacterized mitochondrial protein AtMg00860-like produces the protein MNPLKCAFGVAFGKFLGFIVGHQGIEIDQAKVYAILKMPEPQNIHELKSLQGKFAYLRRFISNLARRCQPFSHLMKKGAPFKWDQTCSNAFESLKEYLVKPPILEAPIPKKPLILSLLLKLNDDIK